Proteins from a single region of Streptococcus mitis:
- the rnhC gene encoding ribonuclease HIII — MASITLTPSEKEIQAFLEHYQTSLAPSKNPYMRYFLKLPQATVSIYTSGKVLLQGEGAEKYASFFGYQVVEETRGQNFPLIGTDEVGNGSYFGGLAVVASFVTPDQHAFLRKLGVGDSKTLTDQKIRQIAPILKEKIQHQALLLSPSKYNEVIGDRYNAVSVKVALHNQAIYLLLQKGVQPEKIVIDAFTSAKNYDKYLAQEANRFSNPISLEEKAEGKYLAVAVSSIIARDLFLENLENLGRELGYQLPSGAGTASDKVASQILQAYGMQGLNFCAKLHFKNTEKAKKRLER, encoded by the coding sequence ATGGCAAGTATTACACTCACACCAAGCGAAAAGGAGATTCAGGCTTTTCTTGAACACTATCAAACTAGTCTAGCTCCCAGCAAGAATCCCTATATGCGCTACTTTTTGAAACTACCTCAAGCAACGGTTTCTATCTATACTTCTGGAAAGGTCTTGCTTCAAGGGGAAGGAGCTGAGAAATATGCTAGTTTCTTTGGCTATCAAGTTGTAGAGGAAACCAGGGGACAAAATTTCCCTTTAATTGGGACAGATGAGGTTGGAAATGGTTCCTACTTTGGTGGGCTTGCAGTTGTGGCTTCCTTTGTCACGCCTGACCAGCATGCCTTCTTGCGAAAACTCGGTGTGGGGGATTCTAAAACTCTGACTGATCAAAAGATCCGTCAGATTGCCCCTATCCTCAAAGAAAAAATCCAGCACCAGGCACTCCTTCTCTCACCAAGCAAGTACAACGAGGTCATCGGAGACCGCTACAACGCTGTTTCTGTTAAGGTAGCCCTCCATAACCAGGCTATCTATCTCCTCCTTCAGAAAGGTGTTCAGCCTGAGAAAATTGTGATTGATGCCTTTACCAGTGCTAAAAATTATGACAAGTACTTGGCACAAGAGGCCAATCGTTTCAGCAATCCTATCAGCTTAGAAGAAAAGGCTGAAGGCAAATACTTGGCTGTCGCAGTTTCTTCTATCATTGCACGTGATCTCTTTCTAGAAAATCTTGAAAATCTGGGACGAGAGCTGGGCTATCAACTTCCAAGTGGAGCTGGAACGGCTTCTGATAAGGTGGCTAGCCAGATTTTGCAAGCCTATGGTATGCAAGGACTCAATTTCTGCGCCAAACTGCACTTTAAAAATACTGAAAAAGCGAAAAAACGCCTAGAAAGGTAA
- a CDS encoding sensor histidine kinase has translation MKKQAYVIIALTSLLFVLFFSHSLLEILDFDWTIFLHDVEKTEKFVFLLLVFSMSMTCLLVLFWRGVEELSLRKMQTNLKRLLAGKEVVQVSDSDLDASFKSLSGKLNLLTEALQKAENHSLAREEEIIEQERKRIARDLHDTVSQELFAAHMILSGVSQQALKLDREKMQIQLQSVTAILETAQKDLRVLLLHLRPVELEQKSLIEGIQILLKELEDKSDLKVSFKQNVTKLPKKIEEHIFRILQELISNTLRHAQASCLDVYLYQTDVELQLKVVDNGIGFQLGSLDDLSYGLRNIKERVEDMAGTVQLLTAPKQGLAVDIRIPLLGKES, from the coding sequence ATGAAAAAACAAGCCTATGTAATCATTGCTCTCACCTCCTTATTATTTGTCTTGTTTTTCTCCCACAGCTTGCTGGAAATCCTTGACTTTGACTGGACTATTTTCTTACATGATGTCGAAAAAACAGAAAAATTTGTCTTTTTGTTGTTAGTATTCAGCATGTCCATGACCTGTCTCTTAGTCCTGTTTTGGCGAGGTGTTGAAGAGCTTTCTCTAAGAAAAATGCAGACTAATCTCAAGCGTTTATTAGCAGGGAAAGAAGTGGTTCAGGTTTCCGATTCAGATTTGGATGCCAGTTTCAAGTCCTTGTCAGGGAAACTTAACCTCTTGACGGAAGCACTTCAAAAGGCTGAAAATCACAGTCTTGCTCGGGAAGAGGAAATCATTGAGCAGGAAAGAAAGCGGATTGCTCGGGATTTGCACGATACAGTCAGTCAGGAGTTGTTTGCGGCCCACATGATTTTGTCAGGCGTCAGTCAGCAGGCTTTGAAATTGGATAGAGAAAAGATGCAGATCCAGTTGCAGAGTGTTACAGCCATCCTTGAAACAGCCCAGAAGGATTTGCGGGTCTTGCTCTTGCATTTGCGACCAGTTGAATTGGAACAGAAGAGCTTGATTGAAGGGATTCAAATTCTCCTAAAAGAGCTTGAGGACAAGAGCGATCTCAAGGTTAGTTTCAAGCAAAATGTGACGAAATTGCCCAAGAAAATCGAGGAGCATATCTTCCGCATCTTGCAGGAGTTGATCAGCAATACCCTCCGCCATGCCCAGGCCTCTTGTTTGGATGTCTATCTCTATCAGACGGATGTTGAATTGCAGCTGAAGGTGGTGGATAATGGGATTGGTTTCCAGTTGGGGAGCTTAGACGACTTGAGTTATGGACTTCGTAATATCAAGGAGCGGGTCGAAGATATGGCAGGGACGGTTCAGTTATTAACAGCTCCCAAGCAAGGACTGGCAGTTGATATCCGTATTCCCTTGTTAGGTAAGGAATCATAA
- a CDS encoding phosphomevalonate kinase: MIAVKTCGKLYWAGEYAILEPGQLALIKAIPIYIRAEIAFSDSYRIYSDLFDFAVDLTPNPAYSLIQETIALVEDFLTYRGQTLRPFSLEIRGKMEREGKKFGLGSSGSVVVLVIKALLALYDLSVNQDLLFKLASAVLLKRGDNGSMGDLACIVAEDLVLYRSFDRQKVATWLEEENLATVLEHDWGFSISHVQPALECDFLVGWTKEVAVSSNMVQQIKQNINQNFLTSSKATVTALVEALEQGKVEKIIEQVEVASQLLEGLSVDIYTPSLRQLKEASQDLQAVAKSSGAGGGDCGIALSFDEQSTETLKNRWADLGIELLYQERIGHDDKS, encoded by the coding sequence ATGATTGCTGTTAAAACTTGCGGAAAACTCTATTGGGCAGGTGAATATGCTATTTTAGAGCCAGGGCAGTTAGCCTTGATAAAGGCCATTCCCATCTATATAAGGGCTGAGATTGCCTTTTCTGATAGTTATCGTATCTATTCGGATCTGTTTGATTTCGCAGTTGATTTGACGCCAAATCCTGCCTACAGCTTGATTCAAGAAACAATTGCTTTAGTGGAAGATTTCCTGACTTATCGAGGTCAAACTTTAAGACCTTTTTCTCTAGAAATCCGTGGAAAAATGGAACGAGAAGGCAAAAAGTTTGGTCTGGGTTCTAGCGGTAGTGTCGTTGTCTTGGTTATCAAGGCTCTGCTTGCTCTATATGATCTTTCGGTTAATCAAGATCTCTTATTTAAGCTGGCTAGTGCTGTCTTGCTCAAGCGAGGAGACAATGGTTCCATGGGCGATCTTGCCTGTATTGTGGCAGAGGATTTGGTTCTCTACCGGTCATTTGATCGTCAAAAGGTGGCAACTTGGTTAGAAGAAGAAAACTTGGCGACAGTTTTGGAGCATGATTGGGGTTTTTCAATTTCACACGTACAACCTGCCCTAGAATGTGATTTCCTAGTGGGATGGACTAAGGAAGTAGCCGTATCTAGTAACATGGTCCAGCAAATCAAGCAAAACATCAATCAGAATTTTTTAACTTCCTCAAAAGCAACGGTGACTGCTTTGGTAGAAGCCTTGGAGCAGGGGAAAGTTGAAAAAATTATCGAGCAAGTAGAAGTGGCCAGTCAACTTTTAGAAGGCTTGAGCGTAGATATTTACACGCCTTCGCTTAGACAGTTGAAAGAAGCCAGTCAAGATTTGCAGGCTGTTGCCAAGAGTAGTGGCGCTGGTGGTGGTGATTGTGGTATTGCCTTGAGTTTTGATGAGCAATCAACTGAAACCCTAAAAAATCGTTGGGCCGATCTGGGGATTGAGCTCTTATACCAAGAAAGGATAGGACATGACGACAAATCGTAA
- the liaF gene encoding cell wall-active antibiotics response protein LiaF, which yields MRKFKIFLFIEACLLTGALILMVSEHFSRFLLILFLFLLLIRYYTGKEGNNLLLVVATILFFFIVMLNPFVILAIFVAVIYSLFLLYPMMNQEKEQTNLVFEEVVTVKKEKNRWFGNLHHFSSYQTCQFDDINLFRLMGKDTIHLERVILTNHDNVIILRKMVGTTKIIVPVDVEVSLSVNCLYGDLTFFNQPKRALRNEHYHQETRDYLKSNKSVKIFLTTMIGDVGVVRG from the coding sequence ATGAGAAAATTTAAAATCTTTTTATTTATCGAAGCCTGTCTGTTGACAGGAGCTCTGATTTTGATGGTATCAGAGCATTTTTCGCGTTTTCTGCTGATTTTATTCCTCTTTTTGCTTTTGATTCGCTATTACACTGGTAAAGAGGGCAATAACCTTCTTTTGGTGGTGGCAACCATTCTCTTCTTTTTCATCGTCATGCTCAATCCTTTTGTGATTTTAGCTATTTTTGTTGCGGTTATATACAGCCTCTTTCTTCTTTATCCGATGATGAACCAGGAAAAAGAGCAGACCAATTTGGTGTTTGAAGAGGTGGTAACGGTTAAGAAGGAGAAAAATCGTTGGTTTGGCAATCTCCATCATTTTTCAAGCTACCAGACTTGCCAGTTTGATGATATCAATCTCTTTCGTCTCATGGGCAAGGACACCATTCATCTGGAGAGGGTCATTCTAACCAATCATGACAATGTCATTATCCTTAGAAAGATGGTAGGCACGACCAAAATCATCGTACCTGTAGATGTGGAAGTCAGTCTCAGCGTTAACTGTCTCTATGGGGATTTGACTTTTTTCAACCAGCCCAAGCGAGCCCTCCGCAATGAACACTATCATCAGGAAACAAGAGACTATCTCAAGAGTAACAAGAGTGTCAAGATTTTCTTGACCACTATGATTGGCGATGTGGGGGTGGTCAGAGGATGA
- the fni gene encoding type 2 isopentenyl-diphosphate Delta-isomerase has protein sequence MTTNRKDEHIRYALEQKSSYNSFDEVELIHSSLPLYDLDEIDLSTEFAGRKWDFPFYINAMTGGSDKGREINQKLAQVAEACEILFVTGSYSAALKDPADDSFSVKYDHPNLLLGTNIGLDKPVELGLQTVTEMNPLLLQVHVNVMQELLMPEGERKFRSWQSHLADYSKQIPVPIVLKEVGFGMDAKTIERAYELGVRTFDLSGRGGTSFAYIENRRSGQRDYLNQWGQSTMQALINAQDWKDKAELLVSGGVRNPLDMIKCLVFGAKAVGLSRTVLELVETYTVEEVIGIVQGWKDDLRLIMCALNCATIADLQKVDYLLYGKLKEAKEQMKKA, from the coding sequence ATGACGACAAATCGTAAGGATGAGCACATCCGCTATGCCCTTGAGCAGAAAAGTTCCTATAATAGCTTTGATGAGGTGGAGTTGATTCATTCTTCCTTGCCTCTTTACGATCTAGATGAAATCGATCTGTCGACAGAATTTGCTGGTCGAAAGTGGGACTTTCCTTTTTATATCAATGCTATGACGGGTGGAAGCGATAAGGGAAGAGAAATCAATCAAAAACTAGCTCAGGTGGCGGAAGCCTGTGAAATTTTGTTTGTGACGGGCTCTTATAGCGCAGCCCTCAAAGATCCAGCAGATGACTCTTTTTCTGTCAAGTATGATCATCCAAATCTCCTTCTTGGAACCAATATTGGATTGGATAAGCCGGTTGAACTTGGTTTGCAGACTGTGACGGAGATGAATCCCTTACTTTTACAAGTGCACGTCAATGTCATGCAGGAATTACTCATGCCCGAGGGAGAAAGGAAGTTTAGAAGCTGGCAATCGCATCTAGCAGACTACAGCAAACAAATCCCTGTTCCTATTGTCCTCAAGGAAGTGGGCTTTGGAATGGATGCCAAGACCATCGAGAGAGCCTATGAATTGGGCGTTCGAACCTTTGACCTGTCAGGTCGTGGTGGTACCAGTTTTGCCTATATTGAAAATCGCCGCAGTGGGCAACGTGATTACCTCAATCAATGGGGGCAATCTACCATGCAGGCCCTTATCAATGCCCAAGACTGGAAAGACAAGGCTGAACTCTTAGTTAGTGGAGGTGTTCGCAATCCGCTGGATATGATTAAGTGTTTGGTCTTTGGTGCTAAGGCTGTAGGACTCTCTCGAACAGTTCTAGAATTGGTTGAAACCTACACAGTTGAAGAAGTGATTGGCATTGTCCAAGGCTGGAAAGACGATCTGCGTTTGATTATGTGTGCCCTTAATTGTGCCACCATAGCAGATCTGCAAAAAGTAGACTATCTTCTTTATGGAAAGTTAAAAGAAGCAAAGGAACAGATGAAAAAGGCGTAA
- the zapA gene encoding cell division protein ZapA has product MANLNRFKFTFGKKSLTLTSEHDNLFMEEIAKVATEKYQAIKEQMPSADDETIALLLAVNCLSTQLSREIEFDDKEQELEELRHKLVTCKQEQSKIEDSL; this is encoded by the coding sequence ATGGCAAATCTAAATCGATTCAAATTTACATTCGGGAAAAAATCATTAACCTTGACCAGCGAGCATGATAACCTTTTTATGGAGGAGATCGCCAAGGTTGCGACAGAAAAATACCAAGCAATTAAAGAACAAATGCCTAGTGCAGACGATGAAACCATCGCTCTTTTGTTGGCAGTCAACTGTTTGTCAACTCAGCTCAGCCGTGAGATTGAATTTGATGATAAGGAGCAAGAATTAGAAGAACTCCGTCACAAGCTTGTGACTTGCAAGCAAGAACAGAGCAAGATTGAGGATTCCTTATGA
- a CDS encoding ATP-dependent RecD-like DNA helicase, with the protein MEFYFSGTIERIIFENPSNFYRILLLEIDDTDAEDFDDFEIIVTGTMADVIEGEDYTFWGQIVQHSKYGKQLQISRYERAKPTSKGLVKYFSSSHFKGIGLKTAQKIVDTYGDNTIDEILQHPEKLGSIAGLSAKNREAFVSTLRLNYGTEMVLSKLANYGIPNKLAFQIQDFYKEETLDVVENYPYQLVEDIKGLGFTIADQLAEELGIESQAPERFRAGLVHSLFQACMGTGDTYVEARDLLEQTLTLLESSRPVELDPSQVAQELSYLIEEDKVQQIDTKIFDNSLFFAEEGIRSHLVRILEKGKQKSHDLETIQKHITTVEEELGIEYDNIQKQAICDAIQNKVFILTGGPGTGKTTVINGIIAVYALLEGLDLRKKSNLPILLAAPTGRAARRMNELTGLPSATIHRHLGMTGDDDTSHLEDYLDADFIIVDEFSMVDTWLANQLFSNISSSSKILIVGDSDQLPSVSPGQVLADLLHIPLIPQTRLEKIYRQSEESTIVTLASQIRQGILPADFTQKKADRSYFEIASGHIPATIEKILGAALRSGIPARDIQVLAPMYRGTAGIDAINQLMQDLLNPPQKDQVSFEAPQCHYRKGDKVIHLVNDAEINVFNGDLGTITDLIPGKYTESKQDEIVIDFDGNEVSYPRNEWYKIRLAYAMSIHKSQGSEFPVVILPITSASRRMLERNLIYTAITRAKSKLILLGELQAFDYATQHIGTARKTYLIERFSDLLENVEEKQQAVSETVTSSTSEQSYILTEENWDSIPAMIGITDVDLKEIFGK; encoded by the coding sequence ATGGAATTTTATTTTTCAGGAACCATTGAACGGATTATTTTTGAAAATCCCAGCAATTTTTACCGCATCCTCCTCCTAGAAATTGACGATACGGACGCAGAGGATTTTGATGATTTTGAAATCATTGTCACGGGTACCATGGCTGACGTGATTGAGGGAGAAGACTATACTTTTTGGGGGCAAATTGTACAGCACTCCAAGTATGGGAAGCAACTGCAAATCAGCCGGTATGAACGCGCAAAACCAACTAGTAAAGGGCTGGTTAAGTACTTTTCAAGTAGCCATTTCAAGGGAATTGGTCTCAAGACAGCTCAGAAAATTGTGGATACCTATGGCGACAATACCATTGACGAAATTCTGCAACACCCAGAAAAGCTAGGAAGCATCGCAGGACTATCTGCCAAAAATCGCGAGGCTTTCGTCTCCACTCTCCGTCTCAACTACGGAACCGAGATGGTTTTGTCCAAACTAGCCAACTACGGCATTCCCAATAAACTAGCCTTTCAGATTCAAGACTTTTACAAGGAAGAAACTCTTGATGTGGTTGAAAATTATCCCTACCAATTGGTTGAGGATATCAAGGGTTTAGGCTTTACTATTGCTGACCAATTAGCGGAAGAACTCGGCATCGAAAGTCAGGCTCCTGAGCGCTTTCGTGCCGGTCTAGTTCACAGTCTTTTTCAGGCCTGTATGGGAACAGGGGACACCTATGTTGAAGCACGGGATTTGCTGGAACAAACCCTTACTCTCCTTGAATCTTCCCGTCCCGTGGAACTGGATCCTAGCCAAGTAGCCCAAGAACTCTCCTACCTGATCGAAGAAGACAAGGTTCAGCAGATTGATACAAAAATCTTTGATAACAGCCTCTTTTTCGCTGAGGAAGGCATCCGCAGTCACTTGGTTCGTATCCTTGAAAAAGGAAAACAGAAGAGCCATGATTTAGAAACTATTCAAAAGCATATCACTACTGTCGAGGAAGAACTGGGAATTGAGTATGATAACATTCAAAAACAAGCTATTTGTGATGCTATCCAGAACAAGGTCTTTATCCTAACAGGTGGACCTGGTACTGGTAAGACAACGGTTATCAATGGGATCATCGCTGTTTATGCCCTTTTAGAAGGACTTGACCTCAGGAAAAAAAGCAATCTGCCGATTCTTCTTGCTGCTCCAACTGGCCGAGCAGCTCGGCGCATGAATGAATTGACAGGTTTGCCTAGTGCTACCATACACCGCCATTTGGGAATGACAGGGGACGATGATACCAGTCATCTGGAAGATTATCTGGATGCTGACTTTATCATCGTAGATGAATTTTCCATGGTGGATACTTGGCTGGCCAACCAACTCTTCTCCAACATCTCTTCTAGCAGTAAAATCCTCATCGTGGGTGACAGCGACCAACTACCGTCTGTCAGCCCTGGACAGGTTCTAGCGGATCTGCTTCATATTCCCTTGATTCCTCAGACTCGTTTGGAAAAAATTTACCGACAAAGCGAAGAATCAACCATCGTCACTCTAGCTAGTCAGATTCGACAGGGCATCTTGCCAGCTGACTTTACCCAGAAAAAAGCAGACCGTTCCTACTTTGAAATTGCTAGCGGCCATATTCCAGCTACGATTGAAAAAATCTTAGGCGCTGCCCTAAGAAGTGGTATCCCTGCCCGTGATATCCAAGTTCTGGCTCCCATGTACCGAGGAACAGCAGGGATTGATGCCATCAACCAACTCATGCAAGACCTGCTTAATCCACCACAAAAAGACCAAGTCAGTTTTGAAGCTCCCCAGTGCCACTATCGTAAGGGCGACAAGGTCATTCACTTGGTCAATGATGCTGAAATCAATGTCTTTAATGGAGATTTAGGAACTATCACAGACCTGATTCCTGGTAAATACACCGAGTCGAAACAAGACGAAATTGTCATTGATTTTGATGGCAACGAGGTCTCTTACCCACGTAACGAATGGTACAAGATTCGCCTGGCCTATGCCATGAGTATCCATAAGTCCCAGGGAAGTGAGTTCCCTGTTGTCATCCTACCTATCACTAGTGCTAGTAGGCGTATGCTGGAGCGCAATCTCATCTATACAGCCATTACACGCGCCAAAAGCAAGCTTATCTTACTAGGCGAATTACAGGCCTTCGACTATGCCACCCAGCATATCGGAACTGCCCGAAAAACCTATCTGATTGAACGCTTCAGTGATTTATTGGAGAATGTTGAAGAAAAGCAACAAGCGGTCTCTGAAACAGTCACATCAAGTACCTCTGAACAATCCTACATCTTAACCGAAGAAAACTGGGACAGCATCCCCGCCATGATTGGGATTACAGACGTAGACCTCAAAGAGATTTTTGGAAAATAG
- a CDS encoding response regulator transcription factor has translation MKILLVDDHEMVRLGLKSYFDLQDDVEVVGEAANGSQGIDLALKLRPDVIVMDIVMPEINGIDATLAILKEWPEAKILIVSSYLDNEKIMPVLDAGARGYMLKTSSADELLHAVRKAAAGELAIEQEVSKKVEYHRNHIELHEDLTARERDVLQLIAKGYENQRIADELFISLKTVKTHVSNILAKLEVSDRTQAAVYAFQHHLVGHEEF, from the coding sequence ATGAAAATTTTACTAGTAGATGACCATGAAATGGTCCGATTGGGCTTGAAAAGTTACTTTGACCTCCAAGACGATGTAGAAGTTGTGGGCGAGGCGGCAAACGGGTCTCAAGGTATTGACTTGGCCTTGAAACTGCGTCCAGATGTCATTGTCATGGATATCGTTATGCCTGAGATAAATGGAATTGATGCGACCTTGGCTATCCTCAAAGAATGGCCTGAAGCCAAGATTTTGATTGTGAGCTCTTATTTGGACAATGAAAAAATCATGCCCGTCTTAGATGCAGGTGCTCGTGGCTATATGCTTAAGACTTCTAGTGCCGACGAACTGCTCCATGCTGTCCGTAAGGCGGCTGCTGGGGAGTTGGCCATTGAGCAAGAGGTCAGCAAAAAAGTCGAATACCACCGCAATCACATAGAACTACATGAGGACCTGACTGCGCGTGAGCGAGATGTGCTCCAACTCATCGCTAAGGGCTATGAAAATCAGCGTATCGCAGACGAACTTTTCATCTCTCTCAAGACGGTCAAGACTCACGTGTCCAACATTCTTGCCAAACTTGAAGTCAGCGATCGCACCCAGGCAGCGGTCTATGCCTTTCAGCACCACTTGGTGGGGCATGAGGAGTTTTAG
- the lepB gene encoding signal peptidase I, protein MNSFKNFLKEWGLFLLILSLLALSRIFFWSNVRVEGHSMDPTLADGEILFVVKHLPIDRFDIVVAHEEDGNKDIVKRVIGMPGDTVRYENDKLYINDKETDEPYLADYIKRFKNDKLQSTYSGKGFEGNKGTFFRSIAEKAQAFTVDVNYNTNFSFTVPEGEYLLLGDDRLVSSDSRHVGTFKAKDITGEAKFRFWPITRIGTF, encoded by the coding sequence ATGAATTCATTTAAAAATTTCTTAAAAGAGTGGGGATTGTTCCTTCTAATTCTGTCATTACTAGCTTTAAGTCGTATCTTTTTTTGGAGCAATGTCCGCGTAGAAGGGCATTCCATGGATCCTACCCTAGCGGATGGCGAAATCCTCTTTGTTGTCAAACACCTACCTATTGACCGTTTTGATATCGTGGTTGCCCATGAGGAAGATGGTAATAAGGACATCGTCAAGCGTGTCATCGGAATGCCTGGCGACACCGTCCGTTACGAAAACGATAAACTTTACATCAATGACAAAGAGACGGACGAACCTTATCTAGCTGACTACATCAAACGTTTCAAGAATGACAAACTCCAAAGCACCTATTCAGGCAAGGGTTTTGAAGGAAATAAAGGAACTTTCTTTAGAAGTATTGCTGAAAAAGCCCAAGCCTTCACAGTTGATGTCAATTACAACACCAACTTTAGCTTTACTGTCCCAGAAGGAGAATACCTTCTCCTTGGAGATGACCGCTTGGTTTCGAGCGACAGCCGTCACGTAGGTACCTTCAAAGCAAAAGATATCACAGGGGAAGCTAAATTCCGCTTCTGGCCAATCACCCGTATCGGAACATTTTAA
- the tig gene encoding trigger factor, whose product MSVSFENKETNRGVLTFTISQDQIKPELDRVFNSVKKSLNVPGFRKGHLPRPIFDKKFGEESLYQDVMNALLPNAYEAAVKEAGLEVVAQPKIDVTSMEKGQDWVITAEVVTKPEVKLGDYKNLEVSVDVEKEVTDADVEERIERERNNLAELVIKEAAAENGDTVVIDFVGSIDGVEFDGGKGENFSLGLGSGQFIPGFEDQLVGHSAGETVDVIVTFPEDYQAEDLAGKEAKFVTTIHEVKAKEVPALDDELAKDIDEEVETLAELKEKYRKELAAAKEEAYKDAVEGAAIDKAVENAEIVELPEEMIHEEVHRSVNEFLGNLQRQGINPDMYFQITGTTQEDLHKQYEGEAESRTKTNLVIEAVAKAEGFDASEEEIQKEIEQLAADYNMEVAQVQSLLSADMLKHDITIKKAVELITSTATVK is encoded by the coding sequence ATGTCTGTATCATTTGAAAACAAAGAAACAAACCGTGGTGTCTTGACTTTTACTATCTCTCAAGACCAAATCAAACCAGAATTGGACCGTGTCTTCAACTCAGTGAAGAAATCTCTTAATGTTCCAGGTTTCCGTAAAGGTCACCTTCCACGCCCTATCTTCGACAAAAAATTTGGTGAAGAGTCACTTTACCAAGACGTTATGAACGCTCTTTTACCAAACGCTTATGAAGCAGCTGTAAAAGAAGCTGGTCTTGAAGTCGTTGCACAACCAAAAATTGATGTAACTTCAATGGAAAAAGGTCAAGACTGGGTTATCACTGCTGAAGTTGTTACAAAACCTGAAGTAAAATTGGGTGACTACAAAAACCTTGAAGTATCAGTAGATGTAGAAAAAGAAGTAACTGATGCTGACGTTGAAGAGCGTATCGAACGCGAACGCAACAACTTGGCTGAATTGGTTATCAAAGAAGCTGCTGCTGAAAACGGCGACACTGTTGTCATCGACTTCGTTGGTTCTATCGACGGTGTTGAATTTGATGGCGGAAAAGGTGAAAACTTCTCACTTGGGCTTGGTTCAGGTCAATTCATTCCTGGTTTCGAAGACCAATTGGTAGGTCACTCAGCTGGTGAAACTGTTGATGTTATCGTAACATTCCCAGAAGACTACCAGGCAGAAGACCTTGCAGGTAAAGAAGCTAAATTCGTAACAACTATCCACGAAGTAAAAGCTAAAGAAGTTCCAGCTCTTGACGATGAGCTTGCAAAAGACATCGACGAAGAAGTTGAAACACTTGCTGAATTGAAAGAAAAATACCGCAAGGAATTGGCTGCTGCTAAAGAAGAAGCTTACAAAGATGCAGTTGAAGGTGCAGCAATTGATAAAGCTGTAGAAAACGCTGAAATCGTAGAACTTCCAGAAGAAATGATCCACGAAGAAGTTCACCGTTCAGTAAACGAATTCCTTGGAAACTTGCAACGTCAAGGTATCAACCCTGACATGTACTTCCAAATCACTGGAACTACTCAAGAAGATCTTCACAAACAATACGAGGGAGAAGCTGAGTCACGTACTAAGACTAACCTTGTTATCGAAGCAGTTGCCAAAGCTGAAGGATTTGATGCTTCAGAAGAAGAAATCCAAAAAGAAATCGAGCAATTGGCTGCAGATTACAACATGGAAGTTGCACAAGTACAAAGCTTGCTTTCAGCTGATATGTTGAAACACGACATCACAATTAAAAAAGCTGTTGAATTGATCACAAGCACAGCAACAGTTAAATAA